ACCCGGAGTCGATCCGCCTGGCGGGCGGTGTCCCGGTCGAGGTGGTGGCCGACGAGACCACCGGTTACCGGGTCTCCGTCGAGCAGCTGGAGGCCGCGCGCACCGAGCGCACCAAGGTCGTCCTCTTCGTCTCCCCGTCCAACCCGACCGGAGCCGTCTACTCCGAGGCCGACGCCGAGGCGATCGGCCGCTGGGCCGCCGCCAACGGCCTGTGGGTCCTCACCGACGAGATCTACGAGCACCTGGTCTACGGCGACGCCAAGTTCGTCTCGCTCCCGGCGATCGTCCCCGAGCTGGCCGACCGCTGCATCATCGTCAACGGCGTCGCCAAGACGTACGCCATGACCGGCTGGCGCGTGGGCTGGATCATCGGCCCGAAGGACGTGGTCAAGGCCGCCACCAACCTCCAGTCGCACGCCACCTCCAACGTCTCCAACGTGGCGCAGGTCGCCGCGCTGGCCGCCGTCTCCGGCAACCTGGACGCGGTGCACGAGATGCGCACCGCCTTCGACCGGCGCCGCCAGACGATCGTGCGGATGCTCAACGAGATCGACGGCGTCTTCTGCCCGACCCCCGAGGGCGCGTTCTACGCGTACCCCTCGGTCAAGGAGCTGCTCGGCAAGGAGATCCGCGGCAAGCGCCCGCAGACCTCGGTCGAGCTGGCCGCCCTGATCCTGGACGAGGCCGAGGTCGCGGTCGTCCCGGGCGAGGCCTTCGGCACCCCCGGCTACCTGCGCCTCTCGTACGCGCTGGGCGACGAGGACCTGGTGGAGGGCGTGTCCCGGCTCCAGAAGCTACTGGCGGAGGCCACGGCCTAGAGCGGCCCGGCGGTTCCCGAGTGGCGGCTCCCCCGCGGGGGAGCCGCCACTGCGCGTTCGGGGCCGCCGGCGGGCGCCGCGGTGGCCGACTCACACGTTCGAGCAAGCCCCCGATCGGTAAAACGCCCTCCCGTTCGGGGCGCGCGTACGGCAGGATCACCGGATGGAGCACGCACGCGACCTCACGCTTCTGCCCAAGGCCCACCTGCACCTGCACTTCACCGGCTCGATGCGACCGTCGACGCTGCTGGAGCTCGCCGACAAGTACGGCGTCCGCCTCCCCGACGCGCTGACCGCCGGGGAGCCCCCCAAGCTGCGCGCCACCGACGAGCGCGGCTGGTTCCGCTTCCAGCGGCTCTACGACGCCGCCCGCTCCTGCCTGCGCGAGCCCGACGACATCCGGCGCCTGGTGCGCGAGGCCGCCGAGGAGGACGTGCGGGACGGGAGCGGCTGGCTGGAGATCCAGGTCGACCCGACCTCGTACGCCCCGCTGCTCGGCGGCATGATCCCGGCCGTCGAGATCATCCTCGACGCCGTGGACGCGGCCTCGCGCGAGACCGGCCTCGGGATGCGCGTGGTCATCGCCGCGAACCGCATGAAGCACCCGCTGGACGCCCGTACCCTCGCCCGGCTCGCCGTCCGCTACGCCGATCGCGGGGTCGTCGGCTTCGGACTCTCCAACGACGAGCGGCGCGGCATGGCCCGCGACTTCGACCGGGCCTTCGCCATCGCCCGCGAGGGCGGCCTGCTCGCCGCCCCGCACGGCGGCGAGCTCACCGGCCCGTCCTCGGTGCGCGACTGCCTCGACGACCTGCACGCGGCCCGCATCGGGCACGGCGTACGGGCGGCCGAGGACCCCAGGCTGCTCAAGCGGCTGGCCGACCGGCAGATCACCTGCGAGGTCTGCCCGGCCTCGAACGTGGCCCTCGGGGTCTACGAGCGCCACGAGGACGTGCCGCTGCGGACGCTCTTCGACGCGGGGGTGCCGATGGCGCTGGGCGCCGACGACCCGCTGCTGTTCGGCTCGCGGCTGGCGGCGCAGTACGAGATCGCGCGGACGCACCACGGCTTCACCGACGCCGAACTCGCCGAGCTGGCCCGCCAGTCGGTGCGCGGGTCGGCGGCGCCCGAGGACACGCAGGCCAAGCTGCTGGCCGGGATCGACCACTGGCTCAGCGGGTGAGCCTGAGGTCCCCTTCGTAGCAGTCGGCGCGCACCCGGCCGCCGTCCGGGAAGCCGATCTCCAGGTGGGTGCGGCCCTGTTCGGGCAGGGCGTACTCGGCGACGGAGGCGACGGTCTCGCCGAGGTGGCGCAGGAACGGGTGGTCGCCGAGGTCCTCGCCGACCTCGATGCGGCCCCACTCCCCCATGTCGTACGGGGCGTGCGGCGCACCGGACTCGACGATCAGGCACTGGTCGGATCCGGTGGTGATCCGGATGGAGTCGCCGACGCTGTCGATCAGCCACACGTCGAGCGGTGCCTCGGAGCGCTCGCCGTCGCTGACGTGCCAGGACGCGACGACTCTGCTGAGGGTGCGCCCCACGAGTCGGGTGGGGTCCGTACCGGCCCCGTGGAGCGGACAGAGCATGGGCGGCCGGGGCTCCTCAGATGCTGACGCCGACCGTCACCGGCTCGTTGACGAGGGTGACGCCGAAGGCCGCGTGGACGCCCGCGACGACCTCGCGGGCGAGGGCGAGGAGGTCCTCGGTGGTGGCCTCGCCGCGGTTGGTGAGGGCGAGGGTGTGCTTGGTGGAGATGCGGGCGGGGCCGGTGCCGTAGCCCTTGGTGAATCCGGCCTTGTCGATCAGCCAGGCCGCGCTGGTCTTCGTCCGGCCGTCGCCCGCCGGGTAGGCGGGCGGGGCGGTGTCGGGGCCGAGGCGGTCCTGGGCGCGGGTGAGGAAGGCGGCGTAGGCCTCGTCGGTGAGGACCGGGTTGTGGAAGAAGGAGCCGGCCGACCAGGTGTCGTGGTCGGCGGGGTCGAGGACCATGCCCTTGCCGGCCCGCAGCCGCAGCACGGTCTCGCGGGCGGTGGCGGCCGGCACCCGGTCGCCGGCCGCGACGCCGAGGGCGCGGGCGGTCTCGGGGTACTTGATCGGCGCGGAGAGCCCGCCGGCGTCCTCCAGGGCGAACCGCACGCGCAGGACGACGTACCGCTCGGGCCGGTCCTTGAAGAGGCTGTGGCGGTAGCGGAAGGCGCACTCGGCGGCGGTCAGGGTGACCGTCTCGCGCAGGGTGCGGTCGTAGGCGACGACCTCGGTGATGGTGTCGCGGACCTCCTGGCCGTACGCCCCGACGTTCTGGATCGGGGTGGCGCCGGCGGAGCCGGGGATGCCGGCGAGGCACTCGATGCCGGCGAGGCCCGCTTCGACGGTACGGGCGACGGCGTCGCTCCAGTTCTCGCCCGCGGCGAGCTCCAGGCGGGTGCCGTCCAGCGCGAAGCCGGTGGTCGCGATGCGCAGGGCGGTGCCGTCGAAGCCCCGGTCGCCGATGACCAGGTTGCTGCCGCCGCCGATGACCAGGAGCGGGGT
Above is a window of Streptomyces subrutilus DNA encoding:
- a CDS encoding pyridoxal phosphate-dependent aminotransferase, translating into MTSATPSSERRVSARIGAISESATLAVDAKAKALKAAGRPVIGFGAGEPDFPTPDYIVEAAVEACRNPKYHRYTPAGGLPELKAAIAAKTLRDSGYEVDASQVLVTNGGKQAIYEAFAAILDPGDEVIVPAPYWTTYPESIRLAGGVPVEVVADETTGYRVSVEQLEAARTERTKVVLFVSPSNPTGAVYSEADAEAIGRWAAANGLWVLTDEIYEHLVYGDAKFVSLPAIVPELADRCIIVNGVAKTYAMTGWRVGWIIGPKDVVKAATNLQSHATSNVSNVAQVAALAAVSGNLDAVHEMRTAFDRRRQTIVRMLNEIDGVFCPTPEGAFYAYPSVKELLGKEIRGKRPQTSVELAALILDEAEVAVVPGEAFGTPGYLRLSYALGDEDLVEGVSRLQKLLAEATA
- a CDS encoding adenosine deaminase; translation: MEHARDLTLLPKAHLHLHFTGSMRPSTLLELADKYGVRLPDALTAGEPPKLRATDERGWFRFQRLYDAARSCLREPDDIRRLVREAAEEDVRDGSGWLEIQVDPTSYAPLLGGMIPAVEIILDAVDAASRETGLGMRVVIAANRMKHPLDARTLARLAVRYADRGVVGFGLSNDERRGMARDFDRAFAIAREGGLLAAPHGGELTGPSSVRDCLDDLHAARIGHGVRAAEDPRLLKRLADRQITCEVCPASNVALGVYERHEDVPLRTLFDAGVPMALGADDPLLFGSRLAAQYEIARTHHGFTDAELAELARQSVRGSAAPEDTQAKLLAGIDHWLSG
- a CDS encoding UDP-N-acetylmuramate dehydrogenase, with the protein product MQELHDAPLAPLTTFRLGGPAARLITATTDAEVVAAVRAADESGTPLLVIGGGSNLVIGDRGFDGTALRIATTGFALDGTRLELAAGENWSDAVARTVEAGLAGIECLAGIPGSAGATPIQNVGAYGQEVRDTITEVVAYDRTLRETVTLTAAECAFRYRHSLFKDRPERYVVLRVRFALEDAGGLSAPIKYPETARALGVAAGDRVPAATARETVLRLRAGKGMVLDPADHDTWSAGSFFHNPVLTDEAYAAFLTRAQDRLGPDTAPPAYPAGDGRTKTSAAWLIDKAGFTKGYGTGPARISTKHTLALTNRGEATTEDLLALAREVVAGVHAAFGVTLVNEPVTVGVSI